In Pocillopora verrucosa isolate sample1 chromosome 13, ASM3666991v2, whole genome shotgun sequence, one genomic interval encodes:
- the LOC136277913 gene encoding tetratricopeptide repeat protein 28-like yields the protein MEEKDPISHHNSGASSGDVKKVIDLYNRGEEAIEYLNLYLKKAKEVGDKHEEGNAYGSLGNAYGRLGDFKKAIEYHNLHLKIAKEVGDKHGEGGAYGNLGNAYFSLGDFKKAIEYHSLHLKIAKEVGDKRGEGNAYGNLGTAYEILGDLKKAIEYHNLHLKIAKEVGDKHGEGKAYGNLGTAYHILGDLKKALEYHNLHLKIAKEVGDKHGEDNAYGNLGNAYHRLGDFKKAIEYHNLHLKIAKEVGDKHGEGKAFGNFGTAYHILGDLKKALDYHNLHLKIAKEVGDKHGEGNAYGNLGNAYHRLGDFKKAIEYHNLHLKIANEVGDKRGEGNAYGNLGTAYDILGDFKKALEYLSLHLKIAKEIGDKHGEGKAYGNLGNAYFSLGDFKKAIEYHSLHLKIAKEVGDKHGEGVAHGNLGNAYFSLGDFKKAIEYHNVHLKIVKDVGDKHGEGGAYGNLGNAYRSLGYFKKAIEYHNLHLRIANEVGDKRGEGNAYGNLGTAYDILGDFKKAIEYHNLHLKIAKEVGDKRGEGNAYGNLGTVYESLGDFKKAIEYHSLHLKIAKEVRDKRGEEAKAYYSVGCVFESLGRLPKAVVYYQASINLYNSLRVLLKSKDEWKVHFRNQYQMAYTDLCRVLVEQGNIDQALLAAEQGRAQALTDLMESSFCGGASQHRGDEDLAVYENVPSNTVFQAVDKADVNLWVVSEGKQVQLRQSKLNGSVSEKKEASQSLEAFVLGACENPSLDALSTLYDIVMKPVADLVQGDELVIIPDGPLWLAPYAALKDGNSNYLCESFRIRLAPSLTSLRLLAHCPDDYHKSSGALLVGDPWVSEVTNSEGEELLVQLPYAKEEVEMIGKILNITPITGRQATKHEVLQRLSSVSLVHFAAHGCPETGEIALTPDPDRISTVPTEEDYILTIRDVLNVQIRAKLVVLSCSHSGWGEIMAEGVVGIARAFMGAGARSVLVSLWGIDDEATIEFMKSFYHYLAEGKPASESLNLAMKSLRESDKFHDIKYWAPFSLIGDDVTLDFMAKERDK from the exons atggaggaaaaagatcctatAAGTCATCACAACAGTggtgcaagttcaggtgatgtcaagaaagtcatagaTCTATATAATCGGGGAGaagaagccatagagtacctcaacctatatcttaaaaaagctaaagaagtaggagacaagcatgaggagggtaacgcttatggcagtcttggcaatgcttatggccgtctgggtgatttcaaaaaagccatagagtaccacaacctacatcttaaaatagctaaagaagtaggagacaagcatggggagggtggtgcttatggcaatcttggcaatgcttattttagtctgggtgatttcaaaaaagccatagagtaccacagcctacatcttaaaatagctaaagaagtaggagacaagcgtggggagggtaacgcttatggcaatcttggcactgcTTATGAAattctgggtgatttaaaaaaagccatagagtaccacaacctacatcttaaaatagctaaagaagtaggagacaagcatggggagggtaaagcttatggcaatcttggcactgcTTATCACattctgggtgatttaaaaaaagccctagagtaccacaacctacatcttaaaatagctaaagaagtaggagacaagcatggggaggataacgcttatggcaatcttggcaatgcttatcaccgtctgggtgatttcaaaaaagccatagagtaccataacctacatcttaaaatagctaaagaagtaggagacaagcatggggagggtaaagcTTTTGGCAATTTTGGCACTGCTTATCACattctgggtgatttaaaaaaagccctAGActaccacaacctacatcttaaaatagctaaagaagtaggagacaagcatggggagggtaacgcttatggcaatcttggcaatgcttatcaccgtctgggtgatttcaaaaaagccatagagtaccataacctacatcttaaaatagctaatgaagtaggagacaagcgtggggagggtaacgcttatggcaatcttggcactgcTTATGACattctgggtgatttcaaaaaagccctAGAGTACCTCagcctacatcttaaaatagctaaagaaataggagacaagcatggggagggtaaagcttatggcaatcttggcaatgcttattttagtctgggtgatttcaaaaaagccatagagtaccacagcttacatcttaaaatagctaaagaagtaggagacaagcatggggagggtgttgctcatggcaatcttggcaatgcttattttagtctgggtgatttcaaaaaagccatagagtaccacaacgtacatcttaaaattgttaaagatgtaggagacaagcatggggagggtggtgcttatggcaatcttggcaatgcttatcgcaGTCTGGGTTATTTCAAAAAAGCTATAGAGTACCATAACCTACATCTTAGAATAGCTAAtgaagtaggagacaagcgtggggagggtaacgcttatggcaatcttggcactgcTTATGACattctgggtgatttcaaaaaagccatagagtaccacaacctacatcttaaaatagctaaagaagtaggagacaagcgtggggagggtaacgcttatggcaatcttggcactgtTTATGaaagtctgggtgatttcaaaaaagccatagagtaccacagcctacatcttaaaatagcgaAAGAAGTAAGAGACAAGCGcggggagg AGGCCAAGGCCTACTATTCAGTAGGATGTGTTTTTGAGTCGCTTGGTAGACTGCCTAAAGCTGTTGTTTATTATCAAGCTAGCATAAACTTATACAATTCCTTAAgagtacttctaaaatctaaagatgagtggaaagttcATTTTCGAAATCAGTATCAGATGGCGTATACGGATTTGTGTAgagttctcgtagaacaaggtaataTAGATCAAGCCTTACTTGCTGCTGAGCaaggacgagctcaagctctgaccgaccttatggaatccagtttttgtGGTGGAGCAAGTCAGCACAGAGGCGATGAAGATTTAGCAGTTTATGAAAACGTTCCATCAAACACcgtctttcaggcagtggacaAAGCTGacgtcaatctttgggttgtgtccgaaggaaaacaagttcagttaagacaaagtaaacttAATGGTTCTGTTTCAGAGAAAAAAGAAGCTAGCCAGTCCCTCGAGGCGTTCGTGCTCGGTGCTTGCGAGAATCCATCTTTGGATGCTTTGAGTACTTTGTATGATATCGTTATGAAGCCGGTGGCTGACCTGGTTCAAGGGGATGAGCTAGTCATTATTCCCGATGGACCCCTGTGGCtcgctccttacgctgcattgaaggatggtaattctaattacctgtgtgaatcgttcaGAATCCGACTCGCTCCATCGTTAACAAGTCTTAGACTCCTTGCCcattgcccagatgattatcacaaaagcagtggtgcgttacttgtaggagatccgtgggtaTCCGAGGTTACTAACAGCGAGGGAGAGGAACTCCTCGTGCAGCTTCCGTAtgctaaagaagaagtagaaatgatcggaaaaattctgaatatcacgccaatcaCTGGCAGACAGGCCACGAAGCATGAGGTGTTGCaaagactcagttccgtttccttagttcactttgcggcacacggatgtccggaaactggcgaaattgctcttacacctgacccaGACCGAATATCTACTGTGCCTACGgaggaggattacattttaacgattcgagatgtgttgaatgttcaAATTCGCGCCAAACTTGTTGTGCTCAGTTGCTCCCACAGTGGTTGGGGCGAAATCAtggctgaaggtgtggttggtatcgcgcgcgcttttatgggggctggtgctcgCTCTGTTCTGGTGTCCTTGTGGGGGATTGACGACGAGGCTACTATCGAGTTCATGAAAAGCTTTTATCACTACCTTGCAGAAGGTAAACCTGCGAGCgagtcactgaacctggccatgaaaagcctcagagaatcagacAAGTTCCACGACATCAAATACTGGGCGCCCTTttcgctgattggagatgacgtcactcttgacttcatggcaaaggaaagagacaagtgA
- the LOC131769528 gene encoding uncharacterized protein isoform X5: MFFSVVVRVSSSPKQLGKDFGNSSASSLNVHLMPSSIAGDASYFKCLFRKALGPPIHQPPQSPSSPEPSGKETKSGSDGDKSLQQLCQQQRTVRKITVMNQVMMFSF, translated from the exons ATG TTTTTCAGCGTTGTTGTAAGGGTATCAAGCAGCCCTAAACAGTTGGGGAAAGATTTTGGTAATAGTAGTGCATCATCTTTAAATGTGCACTTGATGCCCTCATCAATTGCTGGTGATGCCTCATATTTCAAG TGCCTGTTCAGGAAAGCTCTGGGCCCCCCTATTCATCAACCTCCCCAGTCCCCATCATCACCTGAGCCTAGTGGAAAGGAGACT AAATCTGGTTCAGATGGCGACAAAAGTCTTCAGCAGTTATGCCAACAACAGAGGACAGTGAGAAAG atCACTGTGATGAATCAGGTaatgatgttttccttttga
- the LOC131769528 gene encoding uncharacterized protein isoform X1 produces the protein MFFSVVVRVSSSPKQLGKDFGNSSASSLNVHLMPSSIAGDASYFKCLFRKALGPPIHQPPQSPSSPEPSGKETKSGSDGDKSLQQLCQQQRTVRKTQRLKYIALLLNNLILPVINMMSALSSQKVITVMNQVMMFSF, from the exons ATG TTTTTCAGCGTTGTTGTAAGGGTATCAAGCAGCCCTAAACAGTTGGGGAAAGATTTTGGTAATAGTAGTGCATCATCTTTAAATGTGCACTTGATGCCCTCATCAATTGCTGGTGATGCCTCATATTTCAAG TGCCTGTTCAGGAAAGCTCTGGGCCCCCCTATTCATCAACCTCCCCAGTCCCCATCATCACCTGAGCCTAGTGGAAAGGAGACT AAATCTGGTTCAGATGGCGACAAAAGTCTTCAGCAGTTATGCCAACAACAGAGGACAGTGAGAAAG ACTCAAAGGTTGAAGTACATCGCACTACTTTTGAACAATCTCATCTTACCTGTGATTAATATGATGTCAGCTCTTTCTTCACAAAAAGTG atCACTGTGATGAATCAGGTaatgatgttttccttttga